Proteins encoded within one genomic window of Cellulomonas xiejunii:
- a CDS encoding LCP family protein: protein MRAVALAVTTVLVFGAAGGVAVAARMTGNVNELDLDGLVDAAPSPEQAPDPSDAHAGQPVNILVMGSDQRDGVNADIGGAEEGMRSDTTILLHVSADRTRVEMVSLPRDSLVEIPSCTLTNGKTTKAQKRGMLNSAFAIGWDYGGDLESAAACTVNTVQANTGVPITNAVIVDFAGFQAMVDAIGGIPMCFAEDHYDKYTGLNITAGEHVLDGVTALQYARARHGTGFDGSDTMRAGRQQTLVAKMANEVLSKNVLTDGGQLLQFLSAATQSVTTNLSVGDLTGLAFSLRGVSRESITFMTVPWAPASSDRNRVEWTSAADELWANIANDVPMLGVPDVPEVPQAPEVTAPGGQAPAAPPAAPPVPTTPTEAKTPGVDAFTAADASTTC from the coding sequence ATGCGTGCGGTCGCGCTCGCGGTCACGACCGTGCTCGTCTTCGGTGCCGCCGGCGGTGTCGCCGTGGCGGCGCGGATGACCGGCAACGTCAACGAGCTGGACCTCGACGGGCTCGTCGACGCGGCGCCGAGTCCGGAGCAGGCTCCGGACCCGTCCGACGCCCACGCCGGGCAGCCGGTGAACATCCTGGTGATGGGCTCCGACCAGCGTGACGGCGTCAACGCGGACATCGGTGGCGCGGAGGAGGGCATGCGGTCGGACACGACCATCCTGCTGCACGTCTCCGCGGACCGGACCCGGGTCGAGATGGTGTCGCTGCCGCGGGACTCCCTCGTCGAGATCCCGTCGTGCACGCTGACCAACGGCAAGACCACCAAGGCCCAGAAGCGCGGCATGCTCAACTCGGCGTTCGCCATCGGCTGGGACTACGGCGGCGACCTCGAGTCGGCGGCGGCGTGCACGGTGAACACGGTGCAGGCCAACACGGGTGTCCCCATCACCAACGCCGTGATCGTGGACTTCGCCGGCTTCCAGGCCATGGTCGACGCCATCGGCGGGATCCCGATGTGCTTCGCCGAGGACCACTACGACAAGTACACGGGCCTGAACATCACCGCCGGTGAGCACGTGCTCGACGGCGTCACCGCCCTGCAGTACGCGCGTGCGCGCCACGGGACGGGGTTCGACGGCTCGGACACGATGCGGGCGGGTCGCCAGCAGACGCTCGTCGCGAAGATGGCGAACGAGGTGCTCTCCAAGAACGTGCTCACGGACGGCGGGCAGCTGCTGCAGTTCCTCAGCGCCGCGACGCAGTCGGTGACCACCAACCTGTCGGTCGGCGACCTCACCGGCCTCGCGTTCAGCCTGCGTGGCGTCAGCCGTGAAAGCATCACCTTCATGACCGTGCCCTGGGCGCCCGCCAGCAGCGACAGGAACCGGGTCGAGTGGACGTCCGCGGCCGACGAGCTGTGGGCGAACATCGCGAACGACGTCCCGATGCTGGGCGTGCCGGACGTCCCCGAGGTGCCGCAGGCACCGGAAGTGACGGCTCCCGGCGGCCAGGCCCCGGCCGCACCGCCCGCTGCCCCGCCGGTTCCGACGACCCCGACCGAGGCGAAGACACCAGGTGTCGACGCGTTCACGGCCGCAGACGCGTCGACGACCTGTTGA
- a CDS encoding response regulator transcription factor, whose protein sequence is MTQVLLAEDDPAIAEPLARALGREGYDVRVQGTGQGAIDGAASADLVVLDLGLPDMDGLDVARAIRSQGLTTPVLVLTARADEVDLVVGLDAGADDYVTKPFRLAELLARVRALLRRTVGDPAEEDELHAQNVRVDVAAHRAFQGERELHLTAKEFDLLRVLVAAAGTVVSRETLMREVWGSDPTGSTKTLDMHVSWLRRKLGDDANAPRYISTVRGMGFRFETGSASDAATASDVASGPLDRV, encoded by the coding sequence ATGACCCAGGTGCTGCTGGCGGAGGACGACCCCGCGATTGCCGAGCCTTTGGCCCGGGCGCTCGGGCGTGAAGGTTACGACGTGCGCGTGCAAGGCACGGGTCAAGGCGCGATCGACGGCGCCGCGAGCGCCGACCTCGTGGTCCTCGACCTCGGTCTGCCGGACATGGACGGCCTCGACGTCGCCCGCGCGATCCGCAGCCAGGGTCTGACGACGCCCGTGCTCGTGCTGACGGCGCGCGCCGACGAGGTCGACCTCGTCGTCGGCCTCGACGCGGGTGCCGACGACTACGTCACCAAGCCGTTCCGTCTCGCCGAGCTGCTCGCACGGGTCCGGGCGCTGCTGCGCCGCACCGTGGGCGACCCCGCTGAGGAGGACGAGCTGCACGCCCAGAACGTGCGTGTCGACGTCGCCGCGCACCGCGCGTTCCAGGGGGAGCGCGAGCTGCACCTGACGGCCAAGGAGTTCGACCTGCTGCGCGTCCTGGTCGCGGCCGCGGGGACGGTCGTCTCGCGCGAGACGCTCATGCGCGAGGTCTGGGGCTCGGACCCGACCGGCTCGACGAAGACGCTCGACATGCACGTGTCGTGGCTGCGTCGCAAGCTCGGCGACGACGCGAACGCACCCCGGTACATCTCCACCGTGCGCGGCATGGGCTTCCGTTTCGAGACCGGGAGCGCCTCCGACGCTGCCACGGCGTCCGACGTGGCGTCGGGGCCGCTCGACAGGGTCTGA
- the manA gene encoding mannose-6-phosphate isomerase, class I — protein sequence MQVLEPALQGYAWGSSTAIPEMLGRPADGSPVAEAWFGAHASAPSRLVGAGVQALDRAIASDPVSHLGDDVVSRFGPGLPFLLKLIAAARPLSLQVHPSIELAREGYEREDARAVPVDDPRRSYRDRNHKPELVYALSPFEALVGFRAPRRAAEILDGVDHPTARQLHKVVTSDPTSTGMQEAFTLLVSEATRPGPDEVHDLADAFRARLRAGSPSPRTDRAVDLLERTYPGDPGAVTAVLLNPVSLRPGEALFVPAGTVHAYLDGFAVELMANSDNVLRAGLTTKHVDVPELLRIVECVAAPPIRIAPEHVYDATDVYYVPVDDFELSVTRLSDVRCRMPGLGPRIVLCLEGRATLHTQAGEVLEIASGQAAFVPASDGALRASGEGRVIQASVP from the coding sequence GTGCAGGTTCTCGAGCCGGCGCTCCAGGGCTACGCCTGGGGATCGTCGACCGCCATCCCGGAGATGCTCGGTCGCCCCGCCGACGGTTCGCCGGTCGCAGAGGCGTGGTTCGGCGCACACGCGTCCGCGCCCTCCCGGCTCGTCGGCGCGGGAGTGCAGGCGCTGGACCGCGCGATCGCGTCCGACCCCGTGTCCCACCTCGGGGACGACGTCGTCTCGCGCTTCGGCCCCGGGCTGCCGTTCCTGCTCAAGCTGATCGCGGCCGCGCGCCCCCTGTCCCTCCAGGTGCATCCCAGCATCGAGCTGGCGCGCGAGGGGTACGAGCGCGAGGACGCGCGGGCCGTCCCGGTGGACGACCCGCGACGGTCGTACCGGGACCGCAACCACAAGCCGGAGCTCGTGTACGCGCTCTCGCCGTTCGAGGCCCTCGTCGGCTTCCGCGCGCCGCGCCGCGCTGCGGAGATCCTCGACGGCGTCGACCACCCGACAGCCCGCCAGCTGCACAAGGTCGTGACCTCGGACCCCACCTCGACGGGCATGCAGGAGGCGTTCACCCTGCTCGTGAGCGAGGCGACGCGACCGGGGCCCGACGAGGTCCACGACCTGGCGGACGCGTTCCGGGCACGCCTGCGAGCCGGGTCGCCCTCGCCCCGTACGGACCGTGCCGTCGACCTCCTCGAGCGCACCTACCCGGGGGACCCGGGCGCGGTGACGGCCGTCCTGCTCAACCCGGTGTCGTTGCGACCGGGCGAGGCGCTCTTCGTCCCGGCCGGCACCGTGCACGCGTACCTCGACGGCTTCGCGGTCGAACTCATGGCGAACTCCGACAACGTCCTGCGGGCCGGTCTGACCACCAAGCACGTCGACGTCCCCGAGCTGCTGCGGATCGTCGAGTGCGTCGCGGCCCCGCCGATCCGCATCGCGCCCGAGCACGTGTACGACGCCACGGACGTGTACTACGTGCCCGTCGACGACTTCGAGCTGTCCGTCACCCGCCTGTCCGACGTGCGGTGCCGGATGCCCGGGCTCGGCCCCCGGATCGTGCTCTGCCTCGAAGGGCGTGCCACCCTGCACACGCAGGCGGGCGAGGTCCTCGAGATCGCGTCGGGACAGGCTGCCTTCGTCCCCGCGTCCGACGGGGCCCTGCGTGCCTCCGGCGAGGGGCGGGTCATCCAGGCGTCCGTGCCGTGA
- the purE gene encoding 5-(carboxyamino)imidazole ribonucleotide mutase yields MSGTTPGSTQVGIVMGSDSDWPVMQAAADALAEFDVAVEVDVVSAHRQPDKMVAYGREAADRGLRVIVAGAGGAAHLPGMLAAVTPLPVVGVPVPLAHLDGMDSLLSIVQMPAGVPVATVSVGGARNAGLLAVRILASGSGPEADRLRRAMRDFQDGLRAQADAKGERLRARATRPATGFSA; encoded by the coding sequence ATGAGCGGCACCACACCGGGGAGCACCCAGGTCGGCATCGTCATGGGCTCGGACTCCGACTGGCCCGTCATGCAGGCCGCAGCGGACGCGCTCGCCGAGTTCGACGTGGCCGTCGAGGTCGATGTCGTGTCGGCGCACCGGCAGCCCGACAAGATGGTCGCCTACGGCCGCGAGGCGGCCGACCGCGGGCTGCGCGTGATCGTGGCGGGGGCCGGGGGAGCCGCGCACCTGCCCGGCATGCTGGCCGCCGTCACCCCGCTCCCTGTCGTGGGCGTCCCCGTCCCGCTCGCGCACCTCGACGGCATGGACTCCCTGCTGTCGATCGTCCAGATGCCTGCGGGTGTGCCGGTCGCGACCGTGTCGGTGGGCGGTGCGCGCAACGCGGGCCTGCTGGCCGTGCGCATCCTCGCCTCCGGCTCGGGACCGGAGGCCGACCGGTTGCGCAGGGCCATGCGGGACTTCCAGGACGGCCTGCGTGCGCAGGCCGACGCCAAGGGCGAGCGTCTGCGCGCGCGAGCCACCCGACCCGCGACGGGGTTCTCCGCCTGA
- a CDS encoding 5-(carboxyamino)imidazole ribonucleotide synthase: MTPPIVAVVGGGQLARMMAGPATALGLHLRVLSEAADASAAQAVADSPVGAASDVDAVLALVDGADVLTFEHEHVPAEVLDAVEVRGVPVHPGPAALVHAQDKAVMRRRLTELGVPCPRWAPVGDVADLERFRTAVGGRAVVKTTRGGYDGKGVRVVGDGALPDDVTSWCSAAADRTGPALLAEELVPFTRELAVLVARTPSGRCVVWPVVESVQQDGVCAEVVAPAPALHPQTAAQAEGIARAVADGLGVTGVLAVELFEVADPAGGAPRVLVNELAMRPHNSGHWTIDGAVTSQFEQHLRAVLDLPLGDVAPVARWTVMVNLLGSALDDPTDALRDVLGADPGAKVHLYGKAVRPGRKLGHVNVSGDDLDDVRARARAAVARLRGESTED, translated from the coding sequence GTGACACCTCCGATCGTGGCCGTCGTCGGCGGCGGCCAGCTGGCCCGGATGATGGCCGGCCCCGCGACCGCACTGGGTCTGCACCTGCGCGTCCTGTCCGAGGCGGCGGACGCCTCGGCGGCGCAGGCCGTCGCCGACTCGCCCGTGGGCGCCGCGTCCGACGTGGACGCGGTGCTCGCGCTCGTCGACGGGGCGGACGTGCTCACGTTCGAGCACGAGCACGTCCCGGCGGAGGTCCTGGACGCGGTCGAGGTGCGCGGCGTGCCGGTGCACCCGGGCCCGGCGGCACTCGTGCACGCCCAGGACAAGGCCGTGATGCGCCGGCGTCTCACGGAGCTCGGCGTGCCCTGCCCGCGCTGGGCGCCGGTCGGCGACGTGGCGGACCTCGAGCGCTTCCGCACCGCCGTCGGCGGGCGGGCGGTCGTCAAGACCACCCGGGGCGGGTACGACGGGAAGGGTGTGCGCGTCGTCGGCGACGGTGCGCTCCCCGACGACGTGACGTCCTGGTGCTCGGCCGCCGCCGACCGCACCGGCCCGGCGCTCCTGGCCGAGGAGCTCGTGCCCTTCACCCGTGAGCTGGCCGTCCTCGTCGCGCGCACCCCCTCGGGGCGCTGCGTCGTGTGGCCGGTCGTCGAGTCGGTCCAACAGGACGGGGTGTGCGCGGAGGTGGTGGCGCCCGCCCCCGCGCTGCACCCGCAGACCGCTGCCCAGGCCGAGGGCATCGCTCGGGCCGTCGCCGACGGCCTCGGCGTGACGGGAGTGCTGGCCGTCGAGCTCTTCGAGGTGGCGGACCCGGCGGGAGGTGCGCCGCGTGTGCTCGTCAACGAGCTCGCGATGCGTCCCCACAACTCGGGGCACTGGACCATCGACGGCGCCGTCACCAGCCAGTTCGAGCAGCACCTGCGGGCCGTGCTCGACCTGCCGCTGGGTGACGTCGCACCCGTGGCCCGGTGGACGGTCATGGTGAACCTCCTCGGCAGCGCGCTCGACGACCCGACCGATGCGCTGCGTGACGTGCTCGGCGCCGACCCGGGCGCGAAGGTGCACCTGTACGGCAAGGCGGTCCGCCCGGGCCGCAAGCTCGGGCACGTCAACGTGTCCGGTGACGACCTGGACGACGTCCGTGCGCGTGCGCGCGCGGCGGTCGCGCGGCTGCGCGGCGAGAGCACCGAGGACTGA
- a CDS encoding sensor histidine kinase, whose translation MTWWDRLWQWEDTHRQGVDITITALLTLSLVPASVLAVAGQDAGSSAALVSLCVLGVVVPLAWRRTRPAASVALVYTAALLHVVAGFPLLPVDVVIPFSLYSVALHGPRWAHRTGIVTAMVGAVVVGAAVAMPYDRAGALILMVLIASIFLVAWAFGLVRRSRREHLEALLDRAERLEVERDQQAIIATAAERARIAREMHDIVAHSLSVMIAQADGGRYAAVQDPDAASRSLGTIAETGRAALTDMRRLLGVLRDAPGTGGPGRAAPGVLADGQTGTDAAVTSVATTTPQPAVEDVEQLVAQVRASGVRVSYVRLGTPRHLPPGAGLTVYRIAQESLTNVLKHAGPDPGVTVMLQWQPAAVTLEVSDDGRGAAAAADGLGQGLVGMRERATMFGGTVTAGPRPGGGFRVRATLPTPGSGTAAEADDAGTPTRTPTLDPSGGTPS comes from the coding sequence ATGACGTGGTGGGACCGGCTGTGGCAGTGGGAGGACACCCACCGCCAGGGCGTCGACATCACCATCACCGCCCTCCTGACCCTCTCACTCGTCCCGGCGTCCGTCCTGGCCGTCGCGGGCCAGGACGCGGGCAGCAGCGCCGCGCTCGTCTCGCTGTGCGTGCTCGGCGTCGTCGTGCCCCTCGCATGGCGCCGCACCCGCCCCGCAGCGTCGGTCGCGCTCGTGTACACCGCCGCCCTGCTGCACGTCGTCGCAGGCTTCCCGCTGCTGCCCGTCGACGTCGTGATCCCGTTCTCCCTGTACTCGGTGGCACTGCACGGCCCGCGCTGGGCCCACCGCACGGGCATCGTCACCGCGATGGTGGGTGCGGTCGTCGTGGGCGCCGCCGTGGCCATGCCGTACGACCGCGCCGGCGCCCTGATCCTCATGGTGCTGATCGCGAGCATCTTCCTGGTCGCGTGGGCGTTCGGCCTCGTGCGCCGCAGCCGCCGGGAGCACCTCGAGGCGCTGCTGGACCGCGCGGAACGGCTCGAGGTCGAGCGGGACCAGCAGGCGATCATCGCGACCGCGGCGGAACGCGCGCGCATCGCACGCGAGATGCACGACATCGTGGCCCACAGCCTGTCCGTGATGATCGCGCAGGCCGACGGCGGACGGTACGCCGCGGTGCAGGACCCCGACGCCGCGAGCCGATCGCTCGGCACGATCGCGGAGACCGGACGCGCGGCACTCACCGACATGCGCCGCCTGCTGGGTGTCCTGCGCGACGCGCCGGGAACGGGCGGGCCGGGACGCGCGGCACCCGGGGTGCTCGCCGACGGACAGACCGGGACCGACGCCGCCGTCACGTCGGTCGCCACCACCACGCCGCAACCCGCCGTGGAGGACGTCGAGCAGCTGGTGGCGCAGGTGCGGGCCAGCGGCGTGCGCGTGTCGTACGTGCGCCTGGGGACGCCCCGGCACCTGCCCCCTGGCGCCGGTCTGACCGTCTACCGCATCGCCCAGGAGTCCCTGACCAACGTGCTCAAGCACGCGGGGCCCGACCCGGGCGTCACCGTCATGCTCCAGTGGCAGCCGGCCGCCGTGACCCTGGAGGTCAGCGACGACGGGCGCGGCGCCGCCGCCGCCGCCGACGGCCTGGGCCAGGGCCTGGTAGGCATGCGCGAGCGCGCGACCATGTTCGGGGGCACGGTGACCGCCGGCCCGCGCCCCGGTGGCGGGTTCCGCGTCCGCGCGACGCTGCCCACCCCGGGGTCGGGTACCGCTGCGGAAGCGGACGACGCCGGCACCCCGACGCGCACCCCGACCCTCGACCCCTCTGGAGGAACCCCCTCGTGA
- the rfbB gene encoding dTDP-glucose 4,6-dehydratase: MRVLVTGGAGFIGSNFVHQTVRERPDVHVTVLDALTYAGDERSLDPVADKVTFAKGDIADPDVVDRLVKESDLVVHFAAESHNDNSLHDPWPFVRTNVIGTYQLLEAVRRHDVRYHHVSTDEVYGDLELDDPAKFTPETPYNPSSPYSATKASSDLLVRAWARSFGVRATISNCSNNYGPYQHVEKFIPRQITNVIDGVRPKLYGTGENVRDWIHVEDHNSAVWSIIDKGRLGETYLIGADGEKDNKTVIELILQLMGQSPDAYDHVNDRPGHDLRYAIDATRLRTELGWEPQYTTFEDGLAATIDWYRAHEAWWRPQKDATEAKYAVLGR, encoded by the coding sequence GTGCGCGTCCTCGTCACGGGTGGAGCAGGCTTCATCGGGTCCAACTTCGTTCACCAGACCGTCCGGGAGCGGCCCGACGTGCACGTCACGGTGCTGGACGCCCTGACGTACGCGGGCGACGAGCGGAGCCTCGACCCCGTGGCCGACAAGGTGACGTTCGCCAAGGGTGACATCGCGGACCCGGACGTCGTCGACCGCCTCGTCAAGGAGTCGGACCTCGTCGTCCACTTCGCGGCCGAGTCGCACAACGACAACTCGCTGCACGACCCGTGGCCGTTCGTGCGGACCAACGTGATCGGCACGTACCAGCTGCTGGAGGCGGTCCGCCGCCACGACGTGCGCTACCACCACGTGTCGACGGACGAGGTCTACGGCGACCTCGAGCTGGACGACCCGGCCAAGTTCACGCCCGAGACGCCGTACAACCCGTCGAGCCCGTACTCCGCGACGAAGGCGTCCTCCGACCTGCTGGTCCGCGCCTGGGCACGCAGCTTCGGCGTGCGCGCGACGATCTCGAACTGCTCGAACAACTACGGGCCCTACCAGCACGTGGAGAAGTTCATCCCGCGCCAGATCACGAACGTGATCGACGGGGTCCGCCCGAAGCTGTACGGCACGGGCGAGAACGTGCGCGACTGGATCCACGTGGAGGACCACAACTCCGCGGTCTGGTCGATCATCGACAAGGGCAGGCTCGGCGAGACCTACCTGATCGGTGCGGACGGCGAGAAGGACAACAAGACCGTCATCGAGCTCATCCTCCAGCTCATGGGGCAGTCGCCCGACGCCTACGACCACGTCAACGACCGACCCGGCCACGACCTGCGGTACGCGATCGACGCGACGCGGCTGCGGACCGAGCTGGGCTGGGAGCCGCAGTACACGACGTTCGAGGACGGCCTCGCGGCGACGATCGACTGGTACCGCGCGCACGAGGCGTGGTGGCGGCCCCAGAAGGACGCCACGGAGGCGAAGTACGCGGTCCTGGGTCGCTGA
- a CDS encoding LCP family protein, with protein sequence MALIAWPIGLLIWANGLLQHTPALSGAADTPGTTYLLAGTDARGDEGGIPQDGTEGQRTDTILLLHVPESGPTAMISLPRDTYVEVPGHGPAKLNSAFAWGGAPLLVQTVEGLTGLTIDHYAEIGMGGVSHLVDAVGGVNLCYDGDVNDPDSGMVWTAGCHDVDGQAALSFARMRKADPQGDVGRALRQRQLIGAVMGKVSPGSLAFDPGAQVALVDAGTGALTFDEDAGVLDVARLALAFRAANAEGGITGTPPIVSIDYRPGNIGSTVLLDADATPDFFAAIRDGSLPPGPVGGVPGS encoded by the coding sequence GTGGCGCTCATTGCGTGGCCCATCGGGCTGCTGATCTGGGCGAACGGTCTCCTGCAGCACACGCCGGCGCTCTCCGGGGCGGCCGACACGCCTGGCACCACGTACCTGCTCGCCGGCACGGACGCCCGCGGCGACGAGGGCGGCATCCCGCAGGACGGCACCGAGGGTCAGCGCACCGACACGATCCTGCTGCTGCACGTCCCGGAGAGCGGCCCGACCGCGATGATCTCGCTGCCGCGGGACACGTACGTCGAGGTCCCCGGGCACGGCCCGGCCAAGCTCAACTCCGCGTTCGCCTGGGGCGGGGCACCGTTGCTGGTGCAGACCGTCGAGGGCCTCACCGGGCTGACGATCGACCACTATGCCGAGATCGGCATGGGCGGCGTCTCGCACCTCGTGGACGCCGTCGGAGGTGTCAACCTCTGCTACGACGGTGACGTCAACGACCCCGACTCGGGCATGGTCTGGACCGCCGGCTGCCACGACGTCGACGGACAGGCTGCGCTGTCGTTCGCCCGCATGCGCAAGGCGGACCCGCAGGGCGACGTCGGTCGGGCCCTGCGGCAGCGGCAGCTGATCGGCGCGGTCATGGGCAAGGTCAGCCCTGGTTCCCTGGCGTTCGACCCCGGCGCGCAGGTCGCGCTGGTCGACGCGGGGACGGGGGCCCTCACCTTCGACGAGGACGCCGGCGTGCTGGACGTCGCGCGGCTGGCGCTGGCGTTCCGCGCCGCGAACGCCGAGGGCGGCATCACCGGCACGCCGCCGATCGTCAGCATCGACTACCGACCCGGCAACATCGGTTCGACGGTGCTCCTCGACGCGGACGCCACACCGGACTTCTTCGCCGCCATCCGCGACGGCTCGCTGCCGCCGGGGCCGGTGGGCGGGGTCCCCGGCTCGTAG
- a CDS encoding ATP-binding protein — MRRRVLQATIAAVTVAVVLLGFPLAFLGAQLVRENALYSLGVRAQSVARTVDFRVEQQIALSDRMLEPYTGAESPDEPGEGLEATVVVRTPSGETYRAGPTFDQRRLTVETTSGTGATVLLYVSWWDVFWMSTQVIALVVVAAVVAFAAGIATAIWQANRLAAPLVYLAASAEQLGSGQVRPQLEPSGVEEIDLVAAELARSADRMAGRLAAERQFASDASHQLRTPLTALSMRLEEIMLTAGEEEVREEARISLEQVERLVRVVDDLLASSRRAQGGTTEAILLQEVVHQQEEEWAPTFAAAGRRLVVEVDPTTQVLATPGALAQVLATLIENSLKHGAGTTTVRSRAGGSSRAVVVEVGDEGEGVPDDLAPRIFERDVTSGAGTGLGLALARDLASADGGRLELAQRRPAVFALFLSGVPASLRPDVVLPRGAVISVRRDRRW, encoded by the coding sequence GTGCGACGTCGCGTCCTGCAGGCGACGATCGCCGCCGTCACGGTCGCGGTCGTCCTGCTGGGCTTCCCGCTCGCCTTCCTCGGTGCACAGCTGGTGCGGGAGAACGCGCTCTACAGTCTCGGGGTCCGGGCGCAGTCCGTGGCGCGGACGGTCGACTTCCGGGTCGAGCAGCAGATCGCGCTGTCCGACCGCATGCTCGAGCCGTACACGGGCGCCGAGTCCCCTGATGAGCCCGGCGAAGGTCTCGAGGCGACGGTCGTGGTGCGGACCCCGTCCGGTGAGACGTACCGGGCCGGCCCGACGTTCGACCAGCGGCGCCTCACGGTCGAGACCACGTCCGGCACCGGCGCGACGGTGCTGCTGTACGTGTCGTGGTGGGACGTCTTCTGGATGTCGACGCAGGTGATCGCCCTCGTCGTCGTCGCCGCCGTCGTCGCGTTCGCGGCGGGCATCGCGACGGCGATCTGGCAGGCCAACAGGCTTGCCGCGCCTCTGGTGTACCTCGCGGCGTCGGCGGAGCAGCTCGGGTCGGGACAGGTCCGGCCGCAGCTGGAGCCGTCGGGAGTCGAGGAGATCGACCTCGTGGCCGCCGAGCTGGCCCGCAGCGCCGACCGGATGGCGGGGCGGCTCGCCGCCGAGCGCCAGTTCGCGTCCGACGCCTCGCACCAGCTGCGGACGCCGCTGACAGCCCTGTCGATGCGGCTCGAGGAGATCATGCTCACCGCCGGGGAGGAGGAGGTGCGCGAGGAGGCCCGCATCTCGCTCGAGCAGGTCGAACGGCTCGTGCGCGTCGTGGACGACCTGCTCGCGAGCTCGCGTCGCGCCCAGGGCGGTACGACGGAGGCGATCCTCCTGCAGGAGGTCGTGCACCAGCAGGAGGAGGAGTGGGCACCCACGTTCGCCGCCGCCGGCCGCCGGCTCGTCGTCGAGGTCGACCCGACGACGCAGGTGCTCGCGACGCCGGGCGCGTTGGCCCAGGTGCTGGCGACGCTCATCGAGAACTCCCTGAAGCACGGCGCGGGCACCACGACCGTGCGCTCGCGCGCCGGCGGCTCGTCGCGCGCCGTGGTCGTCGAGGTCGGGGACGAGGGTGAGGGTGTGCCCGACGACCTCGCGCCACGCATCTTCGAGCGTGACGTCACGTCCGGTGCGGGGACGGGTCTGGGACTGGCGCTCGCGCGGGACCTCGCGAGCGCGGACGGCGGCCGGCTCGAGCTCGCACAGCGACGACCTGCGGTGTTTGCGCTGTTCCTGTCCGGCGTCCCGGCGTCGCTGCGGCCTGACGTCGTGCTGCCTCGTGGCGCCGTGATCTCGGTGCGCCGCGACCGCCGGTGGTGA